The Candidatus Lokiarchaeota archaeon DNA segment AGTTAGATGAGAGCATTGAAGATTGTCTTGATTTCGTTTTTCATCTAGCAGCGATTTCCTCGGTTAAACTCTCTGTAGAAAAGCCCCTTCTTATCAATACAAACAATCTGAATGGGACACTTAGAGTATTGGAGACTGCAAAAGCATGTGGAGCAAAGAGATTCGTATTCTCTTCAAGTGCAGCTATCTACGGAGACCCAGCTTCTTTGCCTGTGAAAGAAGACGCACCAATTGAGCCAATGAGTCCATATGCAGCCTCCAAAGCTGCAGCCGAGCAATACATCAAGTCCTATCAACAGAGCTATAATCTCAAGTCCACGATTCTTCGATACTTCAATGTTTATGGCCCCAGACAAGCCTATTCGGAGTACAGCGGCGTTGTGTCCATCTTCATCAACCAAGCTTTGACAGGGAAGAATCTCACAATTGATGGAGACGGAAAACAAACTCGAAGCATGATACACGTCAAGGATGTCGTGAGAGCGACAATCGGAGCTGCGTGTGAGAAAAATACAGTTGGGGAGACCATCAATATTTCAGGGCAGGAATCAATCAGTATTGCCGACATGGCTGAGACCATTAGAGGATTAGTTTCATCAAGTAAATCAGATATCGTTCACACTGAGCCGAGAGAGGGTGATGTGAGACACAGTATAGGAGACATCACCAAAGCGAAAGATCTTCTTGGTTTCACTCCAGAGATATCTTTTCAGGAAGGTGTAGAAGATACCATAGAGTGGTACCGTGAGCACTGACCATGACATGCGGATAATCACTCACGTCACGGTCAGGAATAGAGTAGTTTGATCAACCACACCTTCCTCGGTCTTGAGAGTCACAACCACCAGATACTGTGCAAACACTACTCCAGCAGGGAGATTCGCAGCCACAAGTGGAGAGGTCCCATACAAATCGCCAGGTCCGACCGTTCCAATATCCAATGTGAAAGTCGTATTCGATGGATACTCAGTAGGAGTCACCTCTGCTCCATGCCACAGGACAGAGAAATTGCCAGACACCACTGTGATTTCAACAGAGAGGTTGTGCGTTACATTGTCATTATTCCGCAAGCCCAAAACAAGCTCGGAGTAGTCACCAGAATCTACAGTAATGGGGTTGAAGGCCGCATCTTCAAACCCGACTTCTCCTTCTTCAACCACTGTCTGATTCAGTAGACCAAACATATCGTAATACGCTTCAATCACATTCTCGCCAAGTTCAACTCGCTCACCGGTTTCAGCATCAACCAGACCTACACCACCGAGTTTCTCTATGACAACATTCGTGGAGGTCTCAACTTCCAAGAAGACCGGGACAACATAGAATAGGTCACCACCTAGGTGGTACACCAGTCTATTCCCATACCTATGAGAACCCCACAGCTGTAACTGGCTTCGTACAGCGTCATTTGTCTCAAAGGCTTGAACGGCGGCTCCCGGACCGAGTAGCTTGGAAAGGCCTGATTCCCGAACGCCATAAAATGACAACTCACCAAAGCTCTTGTCTCCACAGCCCATAACATAAATGCCAGCCAAGTTTTCTCCAGCCGCATTTTCAAACTCAGCATTGTGCATAGCGACAAACCGTTCTTCTCCGCCGATGCGCATAATGATGTACCGAGTGTCTGAGCCTGTTGGGCTTTCATGGAAATCATTACCACTCTTCCAAGTGAAACCATTCTCAACATGATAGGTATACGCTATATCGAGTTGACGCTCGTAGAGGTCCTCAGGCCATTTCATTTGGCTTTGTAACCAGGAAGGGATATCCTGCCAAGGATAATACTCTGAATAGGTTCTATCGATGAAGAAGTCATCTCCATCGCTTGGAGATTTGTAGAAATCCATATCGCCAGTATCAGCATCAACCAACACTACACCGAGAAAACGCAGGTAATTCTCATGAGCATAGCCAGTTGTCAATGGATAATCGATAAACACAGAGATTCCGTAGTAGATGTTGCCGCTTGGGTCGACAACGATATACGCATCATCATCCACAGTCAAGCCCTGCAGAAGCACAGACTTGACTCGCGA contains these protein-coding regions:
- a CDS encoding NAD-dependent epimerase/dehydratase family protein, which encodes MVVFLYLTVYFYCSIQVGHCQANSRTIIVIQLLPIVEETMVQDSALVTGCAGFIGSHTAEELLERGYKVTGIDNLRTGKKENMSSFIDHPSFEFLEADICSKKLDESIEDCLDFVFHLAAISSVKLSVEKPLLINTNNLNGTLRVLETAKACGAKRFVFSSSAAIYGDPASLPVKEDAPIEPMSPYAASKAAAEQYIKSYQQSYNLKSTILRYFNVYGPRQAYSEYSGVVSIFINQALTGKNLTIDGDGKQTRSMIHVKDVVRATIGAACEKNTVGETINISGQESISIADMAETIRGLVSSSKSDIVHTEPREGDVRHSIGDITKAKDLLGFTPEISFQEGVEDTIEWYREH